From the genome of Chelonia mydas isolate rCheMyd1 chromosome 2, rCheMyd1.pri.v2, whole genome shotgun sequence, one region includes:
- the SEC61B gene encoding protein transport protein Sec61 subunit beta: MPGPSPSGTSVGASGRSPSKAVAPRAAGSTVRQRKNASGGTRSAGRTTSAGTGGMWRFYTEDSPGLKVGPVPVLVMSLLFIASVFMLHIWGKYTRS, translated from the exons ATG cccggccccagccccagcggcACCAGCGTCGGCGCCTCTGGCCGCTCACCCAGCAAAGCGGTGGCGCCTCGAGCTGCGGGATCCACCGTCCGGCAAAG GAAAAACGCCAGCGGTGGGACTAGGAGCGCAGGCCGCACTACCTCAGCAGGCACTGGTGGCATGTGGAGATTCTACACAGAGGACTCCCCTGGGCTCAAAGT tggTCCTGTTCCAGTTTTGGTTATGAGTCTCCTCTTTATTGCTTCTGTATTTATGTTGCATATCTGGGGCAAGTACACTCGCTCATAG
- the ALG2 gene encoding alpha-1,3/1,6-mannosyltransferase ALG2 isoform X2, translating into MGGRRLMCPKLAAQREGGATHALSAVTRGLAQLPESLLRSKEAGSASSPAGAGASMAGGPGSGPSVLFLHPDLGLGGAERLVVDAALALRARGCRVQIWTAHYDPARCFSETRGLAVRSVGDWLPRSLFGRGHALCAALRMAYVALYVLLLSGEEMDVFVCDQAGQDS; encoded by the exons ATGGGGGGACGAAGGCTGATGTGTCCCAAGCTGGCAGCACAGCGAGAGGGCGGAGCTACGCATGCGCTCTCTGCAGTGACACGTGGACTAGCCCAGCTCCCGGAATCACTTCTTCGCTCAAAAGAAGCGGGCTCCGCCTCCTCTCCGGCGGGTGCAGGCGCCAGCATGGCAGGGGGGCCGGGCTCGGGCCCGTCCGTGCTGTTCCTGCACCCGGACCTGGGCCTGGGCGGCGCCGAGCGGCTGGTGGTGGACGCGGCGCTGGCGCTGCGGGCGCGCGGCTGCCGCGTGCAGATCTGGACCGCGCACTACGACCCCGCGCGCTGCTTCTCGGAGACGCGCGGCCTCGCGGTGCGGAGCGTGGGGGATTGGCTGCCCCGCAGCCTCTTCGGGCGGGGCCACGCGCTCTGCGCCGCGCTGCGCATGGCCTACGTGGCGCTCTACGTGCTGCTGCTGAGCGGGGAGGAGATGGACGTGTTCGTGTGCGACCAG GCTGGCCAGGACTCCTAA
- the ALG2 gene encoding alpha-1,3/1,6-mannosyltransferase ALG2 isoform X1 — protein sequence MGGRRLMCPKLAAQREGGATHALSAVTRGLAQLPESLLRSKEAGSASSPAGAGASMAGGPGSGPSVLFLHPDLGLGGAERLVVDAALALRARGCRVQIWTAHYDPARCFSETRGLAVRSVGDWLPRSLFGRGHALCAALRMAYVALYVLLLSGEEMDVFVCDQVSACIPLLRLARTPKKVLFYCHFPDQLLTKRESFLKRIYRAPLDWLEEYTTGMADCIVVNSNFTANVFKNTFKSLNQIKPDVLYPSLNVSTFETIVPADIASIIPQEKKYLFLSINRFERKKNLALALEALHDLRGRLDAQEWNEVHLVLAGGYDERVLENVEHYEELKTIATKLNISEQVTFVRSFSDEQKISLFNHCVCVLYTPSNEHFGIVPLEAMYMRCPVIAVNSGGPLESVINNFTGFLCDPLPTQFSEAMEKFVRDPALKNTMGAAGRARVTEKFSSDAFTEQLYQYICRLTQ from the exons ATGGGGGGACGAAGGCTGATGTGTCCCAAGCTGGCAGCACAGCGAGAGGGCGGAGCTACGCATGCGCTCTCTGCAGTGACACGTGGACTAGCCCAGCTCCCGGAATCACTTCTTCGCTCAAAAGAAGCGGGCTCCGCCTCCTCTCCGGCGGGTGCAGGCGCCAGCATGGCAGGGGGGCCGGGCTCGGGCCCGTCCGTGCTGTTCCTGCACCCGGACCTGGGCCTGGGCGGCGCCGAGCGGCTGGTGGTGGACGCGGCGCTGGCGCTGCGGGCGCGCGGCTGCCGCGTGCAGATCTGGACCGCGCACTACGACCCCGCGCGCTGCTTCTCGGAGACGCGCGGCCTCGCGGTGCGGAGCGTGGGGGATTGGCTGCCCCGCAGCCTCTTCGGGCGGGGCCACGCGCTCTGCGCCGCGCTGCGCATGGCCTACGTGGCGCTCTACGTGCTGCTGCTGAGCGGGGAGGAGATGGACGTGTTCGTGTGCGACCAG GTGTCTGCTTGTATCCCACTTCTCAGGCTGGCCAGGACTCCTAAgaaggttttgttttattgtcACTTTCCTGATCAGCTTCTGACCAAGAGAGAATCTTTTCTTAAACGCATCTATAGAGCTCCACTTGACTGGTTGGAAGAGTATACTACTGGCATGGCAGATTGCATTGTTGTcaacagcaattttacagctAATGTCTTCAAGAATACATTTAAATCCTTAAATCAGATTAAACCAGACGTCCTATACCCTTCGTTGAATGTCAGTACTTTTGAAACAATTGTTCCTGCAGATATAGCTAGTATAATTCcccaggagaaaaaatatttgtttctttcaatcaatagatttgaaaggaaaaaaaacctagcATTAGCTCTGGAAGCTTTACATGATCTTCGTGGCAGGCTCGATGCTCAAGAGTGGAATGAAGTTCATCTAGTTTTGGCTGGTGGTTATGATGAAAGGGTTTTGGAAAACGTGGAACATTATGAAGAGCTGAAGACTATTGCGACCAAGCTTAATATTAGCGAGCAAGTCACTTTTGTGAGGTCTTTTTCAGATGAAcaaaaaatctctcttttcaatcactgtgtgtgtgtgctttataCGCCAAGCAATGAACACTTTGGCATAGTTCCTTTGGAGGCTATGTATATGAGATGTCCAGTTATAGCAGTTAATTCAGGTGGTCCTTTGGAATCTGTTATAAATAATTTTACAGGATTTTTGTGTGATCCCCTTCCAACACAATTTTCTGAGGCCATGGAAAAATTTGTGAGAGACCCTGCCTTAAAGAATAcaatgggagcagctggaagAGCAAGAGTTACAGAAAAATTTTCTTCGGACGCTTTTACAGAACAGCTGTACCAATACATATGTAGATTAACACAGTAA